The genomic DNA ATTATTTTTCTGATTTCCAGCGGGAATTGGAAGAAAACAGTCAAATCATCCCAGTTGTTTCTCCATGAAAGTATAGCATAAGGATACTTTCCTCCCCATTTCTTTTCCAGATTGTCAAGTTCTGTGGCTGCAACCTCTTTGTTGGGTGCATTATAGATATTCTTCATATCCGCTGTAAACTCTTTCTTATCCTTATAAACGACATATTTACAGGAATTTCTGATCTGATGTACCACACAGACTTGAGTGGATGACTGAGGGAATACACTGCGGATAGTATCCGTAAATCCATTCAGATTGTCGGTACAGGTAATCAGTATATCCTGCACTCCACGGGCTTTTAAGTCGGTCAGGACACCCATCCAGAAAGAAGAGCTTTCCGATTTGCCAACCCACATGCCAAGAACTTCCTTCAGGCCGTTCTGTTTCAGTCCGACGCAAAGGTAAACGGTCTTGTTTATGATCTTGCCGTTATCCCGTACCTTGAAGACAATACCGTCCATCCAGACTATCAGGCAAACAGGATCAAGGGGACGGTTCTGCCACTCCTGGGCAGCCTGATTGACTTTGTTGGTAATGATGGAAATGGCCGATGTAGAGAGCTCTATTTCATAAATCTCACGCATCTCTTCCTCTATGTCAGAAACGCTCATTCCTTTGGCGTATAGGGAGATAACGAGCTTTTCTATAGAAAGTCCACGACTTTCATGTTTGGGCACTGCTATCGGCTCAAACTGGCCGTTACGGTCACGTGGAATAGAAATGACAGACTCTCCATGTTCGGTCTGGATTTTCTTCGGATAACTGCCATTCCGGGAGTTGCCGGTATTGTTCCCTGTCACAGAATTCTTTTCATAGCCCAAATGGGCATCCATTTCGCCTTCAAGCATCTTCTCCAGCACCTGGGCATGCAACTGTTTCAGAAACTTGCTCACATCCGCTTCTGTCTTGAACTGGCTAAGGAACTCCTTGCTTAACACCTCATCGGGCACTACTTGATTCTTTTCTTTCATAATCTTCTTCATTTTGCAAATCTATAAAATAAAAAATACGAGACTCAAACTTGAATCCCGTATTTTCCATTTACACAAAATATTTTATAGTGCCGAATAAAAAACTCGATATTAGCTTTTGACTAAAGTTGATATCGAGTTTTCTATTTTATGAAAATACAATGTGTACTTTATCGGATGCTTACTACCAAAGGTCTATCAAACACAGATTTCACAAGTTCAAATTTTTCAGGATTATTCACCGGATGATAATTGCATCTTGCCTGCAAACAGGTCTAGAAGTGTGAAACAGCGGGGCATAAATGAATGTGGCTGAAGCAATAGCTTTTATTTTGTATTGAAGTTCAACGGTGGACAAGTATCTACTTCAATCTTTATCTTTATTGACTTCTCTGTTTGGGAGCCTTTAGTTATTTAATATGCCATCTAAAACGCATAAAAATGGATGTATCATAATGGTTTGTCATGGCGACTCGAAGTTTTACAGTCATAGCATCAACTTTATCCGCACATTCATCTTCCAGATCGAACAGTTGGCGTTGTTTCTGACGTAATTGCTTTGCTATTTTAGCTTCGTTCTCCTGAAGTTCAAGTTTCAATTTTGCATTTCTTTCTTTACGAATTTGTCTTTTCAAGGCTTCATCTTCCTTGCGAAGAGCAATAACTTCATTCTCTGGTGAGTAAACTTGATCTTCTGCCCAAGCTTGGTACTTATCAATCTCAAAACTAACGTATTCTTCAGATCTGCTATAAACATCATGTTTCAAGTCATACAATTGTTGCTCATATGATTCGGTCAGCTGCTCTTCAACATTGTCTCCAAACCATTTCGATTCATTAATAGCGTTTGCTTCAAACAATTTTTTAAGAAAATCTGGTGAAAGATTCTCTCCATCATCAGTTTTGCTACAGAAAAGAAGATGTTCATGTGAATCTAATTCATTGTAAGCCTTTACTTTATATACGACAGCTACACCTGATTTTCCCTTATACTTTTCCAGCAAAACTTGTCTAGAGGATAAATTGTCTACTTCAAATTCAATACTAGCATCAGGAACAGGGGTCTCTAATGCTCTGCTTATAATATATTCGCCAAGAGGATGCGTTACTCTTAACTGATGAAAATCTCCATGATCTTTGTTTAATATGTAAGTACCGGAAGGTATATTGCTTTTTAGTGATACTGGTAAAACAAAAGTAAGATTTTCATCATCAATGTCAGTAATTAAATCTTTCAAAACACTCTTGGCTAGTCGCCAAAAATGACGATTATAAGAATTTACTCTATCACGATCTTCGCTTTGTCGAATCTTCAGCTTATCAACAACCTCTTCATCAAAATTTTCAAGTAAAGACTTTTTGGTATCTTTAATTCGTTGCTGTATAATCTCTTCCAATTCAGACTGAAGTTGATTAAATGCAGCCTCAATTTCTCTTTCTGTACGACAAGTTTGGTAAATATGATTAAGCTTCTTCTCAAAATCAACTCCAGACTCCAATGAGCCTAAGACTTCGTCACTACTACCAAATACGCCTTCAAAAAGATTAAACTTCTCATTCAGCAATTCATAGACTCTACAGTCTGCGTAATTCAACTGATTTACAAAATTCACTACAACCACATCGAATTTTTGTCCATATCTGTGGCAACGTCCTATTCGCTGTTCTATTCTTTGAGGATTCCACGGCATGTCATAGTTGACAAGAAGTGAGCAGAATTGCAGGTTGATACCTTCAGCACCTGATTCTGTTGCAATCATGATTTCGGCATCTGTCCTAAAATGGTCAACCAATGCTTGTTTTCTATCTATAATTGTTCTTCCTGATATACGTTTAGAACCTGCATATAGAGATAGCCATTTTCGATAGATAGATTTAGAATCATCATCATTGTTTGAGCCATTAAAGCAAACGACTTTTTCTTTGTATCCGTTATTCTGAAGAAAAGATTTTAAATACTCTTGAGTTCTACGACTTTCAGTAAAAATTAAAGCCTTTTTGGGTGCTCCAAGCATCTCATTTTTATGGAATGTCTTTTCTAGAGCAACGAGTAATTGCTTTGCCTTAGTCTCATTTACAATAGACTTTGCCTGTTCCTGATACATACGTAATTCAGCTATCTCCAAATCAATCGCATCAGAAATTGCAGGATTCAGTCCTTCGTTGATTTCGTCTTTCTCTTCATCGAGTGTTACTTCGTAGTCGTTTTCTACCGTTGACATGGCCGATAACAATTCACCAGTAACTTTGTAATGTTCTAGTCTTTCGACAAAACGCTGTAAAGTAAAACTTAACGCATATGCAGAAGAAGACATTATCTTTCTGACAATTAATGACAACATAGGCCTTACCTTCTCAGGAATGCCATATGTTCCTGGCCTTTGAAGGTATTCGCTTATATTTTCATACAATTGTACTTCTTCAGGAGAAGCTTCATATTCTTGTACAAATGCAGTTCTCTTAGTGTAGTTGACATATTCTTTGACCTGTTGACGCAGTGTTCTATGTACAATATGAGACAGTCTACCTTTGAGTTCTCCAAACTTAGCAGAGTCTCTGGTAGTAATCATATTGTATTGCTCATTAAACGAATCAACTGTAGAAAAGAAATGTGGATCTATAATGCTTATTAAGCCATATAGTTCCTTTAGGTTGTTCTGTAATGGCGTTGCAGTTAACAAAATCTTTTTATAATGCTTAAAGGTATTCATCATTGTGTTACCAATGATATTACCTTTTTTGTAGACATTACGCATTTTGTGAGCTTCGTCAAATACGACCAAATCCCAATCAACCAACTGAAGTTCTTCTGAATGCTTTATTGCGAAATTATATGAGCAGATTATGATATGTCTACCATCTTCAAAGAGATTAGTGTCCAACTCCTTAATTTCCTTATAGCTTTCATTTTCGAGAATCACTGATGGTAAGTAAAATTTCTCCATCAATTCCAAATTCCACTGGTTTCTCAGAGATGCAGGAACAACAATAATAATTCGCCTCTTATGTTCTGCCCATAGTTCTGAAAGAATAATGCCAGCTTCAATAGTTTTACCCAAACCAACCTCGTCCGCTAAAATAGCACCTTTACTTAGTGGAGATTTGAATGCAAACAAAGCTGCTTCAACTTGGTGAGGATTCATATCAACTTTAGCTTCAGACAATACGCCAGTAAATCGACTATCGTCACTGGTCGATTTCTTATGCGATAAATCCCATGCATAATAAAGTTGTTGAGCAGGAGTTATACTATTTTTCATCTTACTTCTTTTCTATCTTAATAGAATATTCTGGTGACAATGCATCGAATTGTTCAATCTTTGCACCTCTCCAATACTTCTTGGCAATTTTCAAACAATCCTCTTTGAGTCTTTCGTCAATCATAGGATTTGCTTCTTTACCATAAATATCTCTTATTCTTTCATACGATTTCTGCAAATCCAAGTCGTTTAATGATATTCGAACTATATGGTATTTCTCATTGGGATGCTTTTGCATAAAAGTATTTTGAGATTTATGTAAATAGAATGGAGCAGTACCATCTTTAAGACTATACAATGTTGTTTTAACATCGACATAAATCCTGTCTGTAATATTATGGAAGTCATAATCTCCAATACCTTCTATTGCAGCATACTTATAATCCTTACCTTGGGCCAATAGATATTGCTCATAAATAAGTTCACCAATATATCCAATTGTTTGACGAACTTGCGACTCTTGAGTTTCATCATCAACCTCTTGCATTTCATGAAGAATCTCTAATATCATGTCTTTCTTATCAGCAAGTTCCATCAATTCATCTGCATCAAATGATTCAGCCAACTCTTTAATATTGTCAAGTTTATCTTCATCGACCTTTAAGTTCGCATCATTATCACCTGTATTACTAATTGATTTTTCTGAAGTTTGAACTATCGTAGCGATATCTGTTCCTTTTTCCTCTGCAATTTGCTCAAGTTTTTCCAATTGGTCTACATATAGTCCTTGCAATACAATAAAAGGTTGCTGGAAGAACTCCATATCGGCAATATGTTTCTCTATCATCTTTATTGCAGAGATTTTTTCTGCATTAGGATATTGAACAACTACCAAACCATTAGTGTCATAACCAAATTCCTTGTTATCTATTGCTTTTGAGAAAACCTGTTCCCTATTTTTGAGCATTGTAAAGTTTATACCAATAGGTTTCTTTGATGTTTTAATCAAGATACCTCTAGATTCGGGCATATTCTTCCAAATCTGATATGGTTCTGTTGCAATTTCATTATAATCTCCTTCATGAGCCTTAACAGAAACCTCTAGTTTAGGAGATTTATGTAGTTTATGTTTAGAAAGTAATTCTAATCCTTCATAAGCAAACACGACTTCATTTACAAAGAAATTCTGCACCTTCTTGTCATTCATCAACATATCCAAGAATATTGGCGTCCAAGAATAAATAGATAAGAAACATGATTCTTTATCATATTTTTCAAGAGTAAATGTAGGGCAAATAGAGTCAAGTGACTTATCACGACATTCGACATTACCAGTATACCTTAAGAATACCATGTTAACAATGCCTTCTGGTAGTCTATCGATTATACGTTTTATATTCTTGTAGGCATTATCTCCATAAACGTATATAAGTTCAGCATTCAACAACCAGTTTATTGTTGATTCAGTTTTATCTGGGTCTTCAAAATCAGGAATAGCTATAGCTTCTTCGTTATCACGAATGAGTCTTCTTACAGAAATGTATGATTCACTGTCGGTTCTGATATTCTCAAACAAATTGATAGCATCAACATTCTGTTCCAACCATTTCTGCATTTCGTTGGGAAGCTTTTCTTCGTCATTAAGTAAAGATTGCTCTGCAAATACTTGGGTCTCTGAATCAAAATCAGAAATCTTGAAATACTCATCAAACCCTCTATACTGGTTAGTCTTAATCATTGTCAAAGCCTCGCTAAGACTCTCTTCTTTACCTATTTCAAGATTGTAATAATCAGGCCCATCATTAAGTGAATAGTCAAGACAGAAGCGGAGTTGCTCTATTGTGAGATGTTTATCTTTTATCTCGTCATAGATTTCTTTGCAAGAAACGTTCTCCTTCTTGTCTCCATAAAATTGTTCCTTAAACCACTCTGCATCATTATCTGAAGGAAGACAATCCAGGAATGAATCGATATGTTCATTCTCTTCTTGATAATCACCATTTAAGGCATACAGACTATACTCATGATCATAAGCAATGAAAACACTATCCTTTATTGTCTCTGGAAGTCCTTCATTATTATGTCTGATACAATTAAATATGGTTTTTCTAAATTCATTCTCTTCAGTATCACGTGACACGGCAAATTTAATAATCTGCCAACGAATATCAGAATCTGTAATCTTATGGTCGATAGATATTATAGACAACGAATTGATATAATGTTCCACAACAGCAGAGCTACAATTTCTGATAAGGGGGAATATTAGATTCTTATCTGAAATCTTATCTACAACAGAATTTGCAAAGTCGTCCCGAGTGATATTGAAAGCATTTGTATCTGATGGAATAAGAGTTTGTACCTTTTGAGGTATATAGTAAAATCCAATCTCTAACAAAGCACTTCTCAAATCCGTGTCAAGGTCATTAGTATAGTTTTTCCCACCATTAAGGGCCTGAACTATAAAGCTATTATCATTACCTATAACCCTGTATTTAAGCAAGAATCCATCAGATGATATCTTCGACAAAATAGCCAATGTATCAAAGTCTATAAACTGATTAGGGTCAATCAAGTCGTAGACATATAAGGTATTCATCATGAATGGTGCAGAACTCAACACCTTTTCGTACTTATATGGCACAAAATTATAATCAGAATATGAAGCTTGAAGTTTTTCATATTCTGCTTCAGATAACTTATCGAAGTTTTCTACATTCTGACATGATTCATCTGTAGGTTTACCATTTTTGTCAAGATATAATCTAAGTAATGAACCTGCAACAGATGTTCCACCTGCCTTGTAAGCATTCTGTATATCTCTTAGATATGCATCTGTGTTGTCGCCCCAGCCATCTTCTTGCTTTATATCATCGAAATGATTTACGATCCAATTCCACAGTGCTGTATTGTCGCCTTGTTTGTCAATAAGCCAATCTCGATGTTTAATACATTCAGGTATACTACCTTTGATGCGGAAATTGTCAAACAAAATAGTCCCGTCCAAACGCTCTTCAAACAGTTCAGAGAATGGCAAATAATCACCACGCCAGTTCTGAAGAACAGTGATTCCATTTATAATTTCATCTTCGTAATCAGATTCATTTTCAGCAATCATACAGAGCGTTTGACATACAGCATCTCTGCCCATAGAAGTTTCTCTCAATTCTGCAAGATTTGCTTTTATCTTACCGAAAAGATTTGAATAATCATCTTCATCATATTCCTCACACATAGGTTCTACTATATACTCTTGACCTACAAATATTGGTTGTGTCGTCTGAGCCATATAGTAAACATTAATATCGGACTTCAATTCCCCCCATGAATATAAATTATTCTCATTTGAACGGAATAATTGTATTGTTTCAATATCTGAGATACAATCAAGACAATTGGTATGGAATAGTCTATAATCCTCCTTAGACATACACTTTATCCATGCGGACAATTTTTCCATGTCTGCCATTTGAAGCATCTCAGCAAAACGTAAAACACGAACCTTTTTATCAAAGTGGAAAGAATATTTTTTTCTGCTTTCATTGTCAATCCAATGTAAATCAGTTATACCAATATCTTTCAATAAAACATTCGTTTCCTTTTCTTCCTCACATACTTGTTCAAAAGGTACGTAAGTACCCTCAGATGTATAAGCATATTCCTTCAAGAATGGACGAATAACATCATAGAATGCTTTACGGATCTTCTGTTCATCTTCAGAGTTATCTTCTGGGCGTGACGATATCAAGGACTGATAGATATAATCAAACTTTTCTCTATTTGTAACCAAAAGCGACTTCAATTCATCAACCAAATGTGTATAGGCAAGACGCAATTGATCACAAGTTTTTTCTGTATCGCTTATACGCTGACGGCTATCATCTACCTCTAAAATCTGGCTGTCCAAAATAAAACCAAATCGATATTTTGTTTGTAGAATAGGCAATCCCTTAAAGAAGTTAACCACATTTTTTTCAGCGAATATTGGATTGAAAGCAAAGTGATAATGGAATTTATTCCCTTCTTCTACAAAATCAACAAATAATGAACTAACAGGATGCTGCTCTACTTCTTTACCCATCACATATATATGTTTAAGTGATTTGCCTACATTACGCTCTTGAGCAGCTGTGATGGAAGCAAAAACGCCTAAACGTGCACGAACATTCTCAAGGTTGTTTTCTTCAATGATCGCATCATACTTACCCTTTCCTAAGGGTATAATTAAAGCCGTTCCCTTAGTCAAGAACGATTTATTTCTTGGCGGATCAACTAATTCATTGAATGCCTTAATTGCTCTTTGTGCTTCTTCATTGCTAAATCTTTCTAAATCTTGACCTGGTGCTATTGGATAATAGCTCATAAGAATTTTCGCAAACAGTATATGGTTCTCTACATCGTCTGCTTGAGCAGGAATCCACTCATCATCATTAATAAGCCAAGCATCCAACTGGGACATATTGTGCCAACTAACAAGATATGGTCCTTTTTTGTTATTAATGATGGCATCTTTAAGAAGTTCTTCTGTATTGACGTTATGATTTATATCTGCCAAAAGTGTATAAAGCAACTTGGAACCTTGACCATACTTACCTAGTTTGTCATCATCGTTTAACTTCAAGGATTTGCCTTTTGCTAAAAAATTATATAACTGACCATCTCTAGGCTCTTCGCCTTCAGGAAGATCAAAAATATTGAGGTCAGTAAAGAACGGTTCTCCGTTATTTAGTACTATCAAGAACTCTTCATTAGCATAGAAGAATAAAGAATCTGCACTTGCATCATACGCATTCTGCACAAATTCATAGAACAACTGTTCTTTTGCATTATTTGCAAAACTGGCTGCACCTGTTATGAGAGCATCGACTTTTTGTCCCTGCCCACTCATCATATTCAAAAAGTATTCTTTATTCGAACCTACTAGTTCAAGGGTTTCATTACCTTTTGAAATTGATTTTATATATTGTCTGAGGTCTCTTACTTTCATAATTCCTCTACTTTATTTGATGTAAGGGATGATTTGAATGATAAATGTTTTGTTGAGTTCTTCTTGGCCTGGAGTATTGGAATATCTACCTTGACCACCAAAACCCGAACCAGAAATAAACACTTCTCCATTCATTTCTTGAATGGATTTAATTATCCCATTTTGATTCCAAAGATTATATAAGCTCAATGCACGTTCATAGCTACGAATTTCCATTGTGTGCCATACAGCTCTATCCGCTGCTTCATTTGCTTCCTTGGAACCTTTGTTCAAATGTCTGGCTGCTCGTCCTTCTATTATGATTTTGAAAGAAATATTTACAGACTCTTTAAATTTGGACAAAATTTTGTTAACCAACTCTTTTCCCGCTTCTATAAAAATTTCTTCTTTATCAGCCGGGATATTTGC from Parabacteroides merdae ATCC 43184 includes the following:
- a CDS encoding SNF2-related protein — translated: MKNSITPAQQLYYAWDLSHKKSTSDDSRFTGVLSEAKVDMNPHQVEAALFAFKSPLSKGAILADEVGLGKTIEAGIILSELWAEHKRRIIIVVPASLRNQWNLELMEKFYLPSVILENESYKEIKELDTNLFEDGRHIIICSYNFAIKHSEELQLVDWDLVVFDEAHKMRNVYKKGNIIGNTMMNTFKHYKKILLTATPLQNNLKELYGLISIIDPHFFSTVDSFNEQYNMITTRDSAKFGELKGRLSHIVHRTLRQQVKEYVNYTKRTAFVQEYEASPEEVQLYENISEYLQRPGTYGIPEKVRPMLSLIVRKIMSSSAYALSFTLQRFVERLEHYKVTGELLSAMSTVENDYEVTLDEEKDEINEGLNPAISDAIDLEIAELRMYQEQAKSIVNETKAKQLLVALEKTFHKNEMLGAPKKALIFTESRRTQEYLKSFLQNNGYKEKVVCFNGSNNDDDSKSIYRKWLSLYAGSKRISGRTIIDRKQALVDHFRTDAEIMIATESGAEGINLQFCSLLVNYDMPWNPQRIEQRIGRCHRYGQKFDVVVVNFVNQLNYADCRVYELLNEKFNLFEGVFGSSDEVLGSLESGVDFEKKLNHIYQTCRTEREIEAAFNQLQSELEEIIQQRIKDTKKSLLENFDEEVVDKLKIRQSEDRDRVNSYNRHFWRLAKSVLKDLITDIDDENLTFVLPVSLKSNIPSGTYILNKDHGDFHQLRVTHPLGEYIISRALETPVPDASIEFEVDNLSSRQVLLEKYKGKSGVAVVYKVKAYNELDSHEHLLFCSKTDDGENLSPDFLKKLFEANAINESKWFGDNVEEQLTESYEQQLYDLKHDVYSRSEEYVSFEIDKYQAWAEDQVYSPENEVIALRKEDEALKRQIRKERNAKLKLELQENEAKIAKQLRQKQRQLFDLEDECADKVDAMTVKLRVAMTNHYDTSIFMRFRWHIK
- a CDS encoding IS256 family transposase → MKEKNQVVPDEVLSKEFLSQFKTEADVSKFLKQLHAQVLEKMLEGEMDAHLGYEKNSVTGNNTGNSRNGSYPKKIQTEHGESVISIPRDRNGQFEPIAVPKHESRGLSIEKLVISLYAKGMSVSDIEEEMREIYEIELSTSAISIITNKVNQAAQEWQNRPLDPVCLIVWMDGIVFKVRDNGKIINKTVYLCVGLKQNGLKEVLGMWVGKSESSSFWMGVLTDLKARGVQDILITCTDNLNGFTDTIRSVFPQSSTQVCVVHQIRNSCKYVVYKDKKEFTADMKNIYNAPNKEVAATELDNLEKKWGGKYPYAILSWRNNWDDLTVFFQFPLEIRKIICTTNLIENLNGKIRKYTKSKLSFPSDDAVKKTVYLSLMEIEKKWTMPISNWGLIMNQFMLMFENRIQI